A region from the Streptomyces lydicus genome encodes:
- a CDS encoding GTP-binding protein: MAFGRSDRRRRSAAVEPVTLKILVAGGFGVGKTTLVGAVSEIKPLRTEERLTEAGRPLDDLDGVESKTTTTVAMDFGRITVHDELVLYLFGTPGQDRFWFLWDELARGALGAVVLADTRRLADSFAAIDYFERRGLPFTVAVNCFDGADRYPPESVRDALDLDPQVPVMLCDARRKDSARDVLISVVEHAREVGARRREPALP; encoded by the coding sequence ATGGCCTTCGGGCGATCCGATCGCCGCCGACGGTCCGCCGCCGTCGAGCCGGTGACGCTCAAGATCCTGGTCGCGGGCGGATTCGGGGTCGGTAAGACCACCCTGGTCGGTGCCGTCAGCGAGATCAAACCACTGCGTACCGAGGAGCGGCTGACCGAGGCGGGGCGACCGCTCGACGACCTCGACGGGGTGGAGAGCAAGACCACCACCACCGTCGCCATGGACTTCGGACGGATCACCGTCCACGACGAACTGGTCCTGTACCTCTTCGGCACCCCGGGGCAGGACCGCTTCTGGTTCCTGTGGGACGAACTCGCCCGGGGCGCGCTCGGCGCGGTGGTGCTGGCGGACACCCGACGACTGGCGGACAGCTTCGCCGCCATCGACTACTTCGAGCGGCGCGGACTGCCCTTCACGGTCGCCGTCAACTGCTTCGACGGCGCCGACCGCTACCCGCCGGAATCCGTACGCGACGCCCTGGACCTCGACCCCCAGGTGCCGGTGATGCTGTGTGACGCCCGCCGCAAGGACTCCGCGCGGGATGTGCTGATCTCCGTCGTCGAGCACGCCAGGGAGGTCGGCGCCCGCCGCCGGGAGCCCGCGCTCCCCTGA
- the glpK gene encoding glycerol kinase GlpK, whose translation MTERTGKTEKYVAAIDQGTTSSRCIIFDHDGAIVAVDQREHRQIFPRPGWVEHDATEIWSKVQAVVAGALAGAGLRADQLSALGITNQRETTVLWDRVTGRPVHHAIVWQDTRTSQLCAELGGADGQDRFREATGLPLASYFSGPKAAWLLDEVPGLRARAERGEIAFGTIDSWLIWNLTGGTDGGVHVTDVTNAGRTMLMNLATLQWDPAILSAMKVPAAMLPEIRPSAEVYGTAVGQLHGVPVASALGDQQAAVFGQTCYGVGEAKNTYGTGSFLLLNTGNRPVPSKNGLLTTMGYQLAGEPPVYCLEGSIAVTGSLVQWFRDQLGIIASAEEIESLAASVPDNGGAYVVPAFSGLFAPYWRSDARGVITGLTGFVTKAHLARAVLEATSWQTREVVDAMFQDSGVRITQLKVDGGMTANHLLMQHQADVLDVPVIRPVISETTCLGAAYAAGLATGVWQDLDELRSHWKRDTQWTPRMDPRIRDREFANWRRAVERSFGWLAEDGSAG comes from the coding sequence ATGACGGAGCGAACCGGGAAGACCGAGAAGTACGTAGCCGCGATCGACCAGGGCACCACCTCCAGCCGCTGCATCATCTTCGACCACGACGGGGCGATCGTCGCCGTCGACCAGCGCGAGCACCGGCAGATCTTCCCCCGGCCGGGCTGGGTGGAGCACGATGCCACCGAGATCTGGTCGAAGGTGCAGGCCGTGGTGGCGGGCGCGCTCGCCGGGGCGGGGCTGCGCGCGGATCAGCTCAGCGCGCTGGGCATCACCAACCAGCGGGAGACCACGGTCCTGTGGGACCGGGTCACCGGCAGGCCGGTGCACCACGCGATCGTCTGGCAGGACACCCGTACCTCCCAGCTGTGCGCGGAACTGGGCGGCGCGGACGGCCAGGACCGCTTCCGTGAGGCCACCGGGCTCCCGCTGGCCAGCTACTTCTCCGGGCCGAAGGCCGCCTGGCTGCTGGACGAGGTGCCGGGGCTGCGGGCCCGTGCCGAGCGCGGCGAGATCGCGTTCGGCACCATCGACTCCTGGCTGATCTGGAATCTGACCGGTGGCACCGACGGCGGGGTACATGTCACCGATGTGACCAACGCGGGCCGCACGATGCTGATGAACCTCGCCACCCTGCAGTGGGATCCGGCGATCCTGTCGGCGATGAAGGTACCGGCCGCGATGCTGCCGGAGATCAGGCCGTCGGCCGAGGTGTACGGCACGGCCGTGGGGCAACTGCACGGCGTGCCGGTGGCGTCCGCCCTCGGCGACCAGCAGGCGGCCGTCTTCGGCCAGACCTGCTACGGAGTCGGCGAGGCCAAGAACACCTACGGCACCGGCTCGTTCCTGCTGCTGAACACCGGAAACCGCCCGGTCCCGTCCAAGAACGGGCTGCTGACGACGATGGGCTACCAGCTCGCCGGCGAGCCGCCGGTCTACTGTCTGGAGGGGTCCATCGCCGTCACCGGCTCGCTGGTGCAGTGGTTCCGCGACCAGCTGGGCATCATCGCGTCGGCCGAGGAGATCGAGTCGCTGGCGGCGAGCGTTCCGGACAACGGCGGGGCGTATGTCGTACCGGCGTTCTCCGGTCTGTTCGCGCCCTACTGGCGTTCCGACGCACGTGGCGTGATCACCGGTCTGACCGGGTTCGTCACCAAGGCGCATCTGGCGCGCGCCGTACTGGAGGCGACCAGCTGGCAGACCCGGGAGGTGGTGGACGCCATGTTCCAGGATTCGGGTGTGCGGATCACCCAGCTCAAGGTCGACGGGGGGATGACCGCCAACCATCTGCTGATGCAGCATCAGGCGGATGTGCTGGACGTACCGGTGATCCGGCCGGTGATCTCGGAGACCACCTGTCTGGGAGCGGCGTACGCGGCAGGTCTGGCGACCGGTGTCTGGCAGGATCTCGACGAGCTGCGGTCCCACTGGAAGCGGGACACGCAGTGGACACCGCGGATGGACCCGCGGATCCGCGACCGCGAGTTCGCCAACTGGCGCCGGGCCGTGGAGCGCAGCTTCGGCTGGCTGGCCGAGGACGGCTCGGCGGGATAA
- a CDS encoding MIP/aquaporin family protein yields the protein MYSNGDIIVGEVIGTAILILFGAGVCAAVTLHYSKAKDAGWVVIAFGWGMGVLAGAYTAAPLSGGHLNPAVTLGSAVAGGTEWSKVPLYILAQMAGAAIGAVLAWALYYAQFAANAERDKAQPTLGIFSTGPEIRKPAANLVTEIIATIGLVLPLLFFGRNPGIGIGQVPGEHVGVYGSGINVLLVALLVVGIGLSLGGPTGYAINPARDLGPRLVHALLPIPNKGSSDWSYSWIPVAGPLIGAVLSGLVYNTAF from the coding sequence ATGTATTCCAATGGGGACATCATCGTCGGTGAAGTGATCGGGACCGCGATACTCATACTCTTCGGTGCCGGTGTGTGCGCCGCCGTCACCCTGCACTACTCCAAGGCGAAGGACGCCGGCTGGGTCGTGATCGCTTTCGGCTGGGGCATGGGCGTACTGGCCGGCGCCTACACCGCGGCGCCGCTGTCCGGCGGGCATCTCAACCCCGCGGTGACGCTCGGCTCGGCGGTCGCGGGCGGCACCGAGTGGTCGAAGGTGCCGCTGTACATCCTGGCCCAGATGGCCGGTGCGGCGATCGGGGCCGTACTGGCCTGGGCGCTGTACTACGCGCAGTTCGCCGCCAACGCGGAACGGGACAAGGCCCAGCCGACGCTGGGGATCTTCTCCACCGGCCCGGAGATCCGCAAGCCGGCCGCCAACCTCGTCACCGAGATCATCGCCACCATCGGTCTGGTGCTGCCGCTGCTGTTCTTCGGCCGGAACCCGGGTATCGGCATCGGCCAGGTCCCCGGCGAGCACGTGGGCGTCTACGGCTCCGGGATCAATGTGCTGCTGGTCGCCCTGCTGGTCGTCGGGATCGGGCTGTCGCTGGGCGGGCCCACCGGCTACGCCATCAACCCCGCCCGTGACCTCGGGCCGCGTCTGGTGCACGCGCTGCTGCCGATCCCCAACAAGGGCTCCTCGGACTGGAGTTACTCCTGGATCCCGGTGGCCGGGCCGCTGATCGGCGCGGTGCTGTCCGGCCTGGTCTACAACACGGCGTTCTGA
- a CDS encoding lipid-transfer protein, translating into MPGDVAVLGAGMHPWGKWGRSFVEYGTKAAREALADAGLDWRAVQSVVGADTVRGGYPGYVAGATFAKALGWQGARVTSVYAACASGAQAIGAARAQILSGMAEVALVVGADAAPKGFFTPAGGDRPDDPDWLRFRVLGATNPAYFGLYARRRMALYGETTDDFAQVKVKNSAAGAANPYARYRKRVTAQEVAASAVVCDPLRLLDICATSDGAAALVLTSMDFARRHGVTDPVRIRAVSTATPRYPRTVLDLPDIATDSAAAVPEPETGFRASIAHTAYEEAGIGPGDLSLAEVYDLSTALELEWYEDLGLCGAGEAAELLRDGVTALGGRLPVNASGGLASFGEAVPAQAIAQVCELTWQLRGQAGARQVADARVGVSANQGLFGHGSAVVAVR; encoded by the coding sequence ATCCCCGGCGACGTAGCCGTACTGGGCGCCGGTATGCACCCCTGGGGCAAATGGGGTCGCAGCTTCGTCGAGTACGGCACGAAGGCGGCCAGGGAGGCGCTTGCGGACGCCGGGCTCGACTGGCGCGCGGTGCAGAGCGTCGTCGGCGCCGACACGGTACGCGGCGGCTATCCCGGCTATGTGGCGGGCGCGACCTTCGCCAAGGCGCTGGGCTGGCAGGGCGCCCGGGTGACCAGCGTCTACGCCGCCTGTGCATCCGGCGCGCAGGCCATCGGCGCCGCGCGGGCGCAGATCCTCTCGGGGATGGCGGAGGTCGCCCTGGTGGTGGGCGCCGACGCCGCGCCCAAGGGCTTCTTCACCCCGGCGGGCGGTGACCGGCCCGACGATCCCGACTGGCTGCGGTTCCGGGTGCTGGGCGCCACCAACCCGGCGTACTTCGGGCTGTACGCCCGCCGCCGGATGGCGCTGTACGGCGAGACGACCGACGACTTCGCCCAGGTGAAGGTCAAGAACTCGGCGGCGGGCGCGGCCAATCCGTACGCCCGCTACCGCAAGCGGGTCACCGCTCAGGAGGTCGCCGCGTCGGCCGTGGTCTGCGATCCGCTGCGGCTGCTGGACATCTGCGCCACCTCCGACGGCGCCGCCGCACTGGTCCTGACCAGCATGGACTTCGCCCGCCGGCACGGCGTCACGGATCCGGTGCGGATCCGTGCGGTCTCCACCGCCACCCCGAGATATCCGCGGACCGTACTCGATCTGCCGGATATCGCCACCGATTCCGCGGCCGCCGTTCCGGAGCCGGAGACCGGCTTCCGGGCATCGATCGCGCACACCGCCTACGAGGAGGCCGGGATCGGCCCCGGGGATCTGTCCCTGGCCGAGGTCTACGACCTGTCCACCGCGCTGGAGTTGGAGTGGTACGAGGACCTGGGGCTGTGCGGCGCCGGTGAGGCGGCCGAGCTGTTGCGGGACGGAGTGACGGCACTGGGCGGGCGGCTGCCGGTGAACGCCAGCGGTGGTCTGGCCTCCTTCGGGGAGGCGGTACCGGCCCAGGCCATCGCCCAGGTCTGCGAGCTGACCTGGCAGTTGCGGGGGCAGGCGGGCGCGCGGCAGGTGGCGGATGCCCGGGTGGGGGTGAGTGCCAACCAAGGGCTGTTCGGGCACGGGTCGGCGGTGGTCGCGGTGCGGTGA
- a CDS encoding ABC transporter ATP-binding protein: MTEAARTDARPAPAAAATPAVRLTAVTKEFGALRAVDGAGLTIREGEFFSLLGPSGSGKTTLLRLIAGFERPTSGRIELAGRDVTALPPSRRDVHTVFQDYALFPHMTVEQNVAYALTVAGVRKPERLARARAALRTVRLDDHGPRRPDQLSGGQRQRVALARALIDDPGLLLLDEPLAALDLQLRQEMQRELQRIQRATGVTFLLVTHDQEEALTLSDRLAVLDRGLIVQTGSPLEIYDRPATAFVAGFIGTTNLLRDQTAVRVIGAPGTYSLRPERIRILTPDGPNAGPNGGPDGAPGPGERCVPGRITEIAHVGAHTRVVVRLDAGDDQLTVVRLNATDLPDAARPGAAVHLLWNAADAFPVPG, from the coding sequence GTGACCGAAGCCGCCCGTACCGATGCCCGTCCCGCCCCCGCGGCGGCCGCGACGCCCGCCGTACGGCTCACCGCCGTCACCAAGGAATTCGGTGCGCTACGTGCCGTCGACGGCGCCGGGCTCACCATCCGGGAAGGCGAGTTCTTCTCCCTCCTCGGCCCCTCCGGCTCGGGCAAGACCACCCTGCTGCGCCTGATCGCCGGCTTCGAACGGCCCACTTCGGGCCGCATCGAACTCGCCGGGAGGGACGTCACCGCGCTTCCGCCCAGCCGCCGCGACGTCCACACCGTCTTCCAGGACTACGCGCTCTTCCCCCATATGACCGTCGAGCAGAACGTCGCCTACGCGCTCACCGTCGCCGGCGTGCGCAAACCCGAACGCCTCGCCCGCGCCCGTGCGGCCCTGCGCACCGTACGCCTCGACGACCACGGCCCGCGCCGGCCCGACCAGCTCTCCGGCGGTCAGCGCCAGCGCGTAGCCCTGGCCCGCGCCCTGATCGACGACCCCGGGCTGCTGTTGCTCGACGAACCCCTCGCCGCGCTCGACCTCCAGCTGCGGCAGGAGATGCAGCGGGAACTCCAGCGCATCCAGCGCGCCACCGGCGTCACCTTCCTCCTCGTCACCCACGATCAGGAGGAGGCGCTGACGCTCAGCGACCGCCTCGCCGTGCTCGACCGCGGCCTTATCGTGCAGACCGGCTCGCCGCTGGAGATCTACGACCGTCCTGCCACCGCGTTCGTCGCGGGCTTCATCGGCACCACCAATCTGCTGCGCGACCAGACCGCGGTCCGTGTGATCGGCGCCCCGGGCACGTACAGCCTCCGCCCCGAGCGGATCCGGATCCTCACTCCGGACGGCCCGAACGCCGGCCCGAACGGCGGCCCGGACGGCGCCCCGGGGCCGGGGGAGCGGTGTGTCCCCGGCAGGATCACCGAGATCGCGCACGTCGGCGCCCACACGCGCGTGGTGGTCCGCCTCGACGCAGGCGACGACCAGCTCACCGTCGTACGGCTGAACGCCACGGACCTGCCGGACGCCGCCCGTCCCGGCGCCGCCGTCCATCTGCTGTGGAACGCCGCCGACGCCTTTCCCGTGCCTGGCTGA
- a CDS encoding ABC transporter substrate-binding protein, producing MRNANPWKAAVAAGVLALAVACGSGDGGTHGGRAAEQQSIGKGEGRVDIIAWAGYAEDGSNDPKADWVHPFERQTGCKVNTKTAGTSDEMVSLMKTGQYDTVSASGDATLRLIAAGDVAPVNTRLVPNYRDIFSGLKMRPFNSKDGKMYGIPHGRGANLLMYRTDKVSPAPDSWKAVFDGAAKYAGKVTAYDSPIYIADAALYLMKTRPALGIKDPYALDRTQLDAAVALLKKQRQQIGEYWSDYQKEVTAFKGGDSVLGTTWQVIANTAAAEKAPVKAVLPKEGATGWSDTWMVSARAAHPNCAYKWLNWIVSPKVNAQVAEYFGEAPANAKACKETADPRHCAVYHADDEAYYRRVHFWTTPVPQCLDGRRNVTCTDYAEWTRAWTEIKG from the coding sequence ATGCGCAACGCGAATCCGTGGAAGGCCGCAGTGGCGGCCGGGGTCCTGGCGCTGGCTGTCGCCTGCGGCTCCGGCGACGGCGGAACGCACGGCGGGAGAGCCGCCGAACAGCAGAGCATCGGCAAGGGCGAGGGCCGGGTCGACATCATCGCCTGGGCCGGATACGCCGAGGACGGCTCCAACGACCCCAAGGCCGACTGGGTGCACCCCTTCGAGAGGCAGACCGGCTGCAAGGTCAACACCAAGACCGCCGGGACCTCCGACGAGATGGTCTCGCTGATGAAGACCGGCCAGTACGACACCGTGTCCGCCTCCGGCGACGCCACTTTGCGGCTGATCGCCGCCGGGGACGTGGCGCCCGTCAACACCCGCCTGGTGCCGAACTACCGCGATATCTTCAGCGGCCTGAAGATGCGCCCGTTCAACTCCAAGGACGGGAAGATGTACGGCATCCCGCACGGCCGCGGCGCCAATCTGCTGATGTACCGCACCGACAAGGTCTCCCCGGCCCCCGACTCCTGGAAGGCCGTCTTCGACGGCGCGGCGAAGTACGCGGGCAAGGTCACCGCCTACGACTCGCCCATCTACATCGCCGACGCGGCCCTCTACCTGATGAAGACCCGTCCCGCACTCGGCATCAAGGATCCGTACGCCCTCGACCGCACCCAACTCGACGCCGCAGTGGCCCTGTTGAAGAAGCAGCGGCAGCAGATCGGCGAATACTGGAGCGACTACCAGAAGGAAGTCACCGCCTTCAAGGGCGGCGACAGCGTCCTCGGCACCACATGGCAGGTCATCGCCAACACCGCCGCCGCGGAAAAGGCCCCCGTCAAGGCCGTCCTCCCCAAGGAGGGAGCCACCGGCTGGTCCGACACCTGGATGGTCTCCGCCAGGGCGGCCCACCCCAACTGCGCCTACAAGTGGCTCAACTGGATCGTCTCCCCGAAGGTGAACGCCCAGGTCGCCGAGTATTTCGGCGAGGCGCCCGCCAACGCCAAGGCCTGCAAGGAGACCGCCGACCCCCGCCACTGCGCCGTCTACCACGCCGATGACGAGGCCTACTACCGCCGCGTCCACTTCTGGACCACCCCCGTCCCGCAGTGCCTCGACGGCCGCAGGAACGTCACGTGCACCGACTACGCGGAGTGGACCCGCGCCTGGACGGAGATCAAGGGCTGA
- a CDS encoding ABC transporter permease — translation MSATRHEPRARGRLAALLAPPLLWLVLAYLGSLAVLLLSAFWTTDPFTSDVVHTWTTDNFRDILTTPVYRTVALRTLGIAVAVTLLDALLALPMAFFMARVAAGRLRRALLVAVLTPLWAGYLVKAYAWRVMLGEHGIVNAALAPLGLHGPGYGTAAVVIVLAYLWLPYMILPIHAALERLPVHQLEASADLGAGTVRTLRSVVAPAVRPALLAGSVFTFSLSLGDYLTVQIVGGRTQLLGNVIASQVTLDLPLAAALSAVPVALVVCYLAAVRRAGGLDSL, via the coding sequence GTGTCCGCCACGCGCCATGAGCCCCGAGCCCGCGGCCGGCTCGCCGCGCTCCTCGCCCCGCCCCTCCTGTGGCTGGTCCTCGCCTACCTCGGCTCCCTTGCCGTCCTCCTGCTCTCCGCCTTCTGGACCACCGACCCCTTCACCTCGGATGTCGTTCACACCTGGACCACCGACAACTTCCGCGACATCCTCACCACCCCCGTCTACCGCACCGTCGCCCTGCGCACCCTCGGTATCGCCGTCGCCGTCACGCTCCTCGACGCCCTGCTCGCGCTGCCGATGGCCTTCTTCATGGCCCGGGTGGCGGCCGGCCGGCTGCGCCGCGCCCTGCTGGTGGCCGTGCTGACCCCGCTGTGGGCCGGCTATCTGGTCAAGGCGTACGCCTGGCGGGTGATGCTCGGCGAGCACGGCATCGTCAACGCGGCACTCGCCCCGCTCGGCCTGCACGGCCCTGGATACGGTACGGCCGCCGTCGTGATCGTGCTCGCCTACCTCTGGCTGCCGTACATGATCCTGCCGATTCACGCCGCCCTGGAACGGCTGCCCGTCCACCAGCTGGAGGCCTCCGCCGACCTCGGTGCGGGCACCGTACGGACCCTGCGCTCCGTCGTGGCCCCCGCCGTCCGCCCCGCGCTCCTGGCGGGCTCCGTCTTCACCTTCTCGCTCTCCCTCGGCGACTACCTCACCGTGCAGATCGTCGGCGGCCGCACCCAGCTGCTGGGCAATGTCATCGCCTCTCAGGTCACCCTCGATCTGCCGCTCGCGGCGGCGCTCTCCGCGGTCCCGGTCGCCCTCGTTGTCTGCTACCTCGCCGCCGTCCGCCGGGCCGGCGGACTCGACTCGCTCTGA
- a CDS encoding ABC transporter permease has protein sequence MHLTRTARIVLGCLTAAGLALIYLPLLLVLLNSLNADPSFAWPPRALTGEWWSRALHSTGARDALWTSLRAGLGATTVALLLGSLAAFAVHRHRFFGRQTVSFLIVLPIALPGIVTGIALNAAFRTVLAPLGIGFGLFTVVVGHATFCVVIVFNNVAARLRRIAPSLAEASADLGARPWQTLRYVTFPALRPALFAGALLAFALSFDEVVVTTFTAGAGTRTLPIWIYENLARPHQAPVVDVLAALLIALSVIPVYAAQRLSSDTAGGRL, from the coding sequence ATGCACCTCACCCGCACCGCCCGGATCGTCCTCGGCTGCCTCACGGCCGCCGGTCTCGCCCTGATCTACCTCCCCCTGCTCCTGGTCCTGCTCAACTCCCTCAACGCCGACCCCTCGTTCGCCTGGCCGCCCCGCGCGCTCACCGGCGAGTGGTGGAGCCGCGCCCTGCACAGCACGGGCGCCCGCGACGCCCTGTGGACCTCGCTGCGGGCGGGCCTGGGCGCCACCACCGTCGCCCTGCTCCTCGGCTCGCTCGCGGCCTTCGCCGTGCACCGCCACCGCTTCTTCGGACGGCAGACCGTCTCGTTCCTGATCGTGCTGCCGATCGCCCTGCCCGGCATCGTCACCGGCATCGCGCTCAACGCCGCCTTCCGCACCGTCCTCGCGCCGCTGGGCATCGGCTTCGGCCTCTTCACGGTCGTCGTCGGCCATGCCACCTTCTGCGTCGTCATCGTCTTCAACAACGTCGCCGCCCGGCTCCGCCGGATCGCCCCGTCCCTGGCCGAGGCCTCCGCCGACCTGGGCGCCCGCCCCTGGCAGACCCTGCGGTACGTCACCTTCCCGGCGCTGCGCCCGGCGCTGTTCGCCGGCGCGCTGCTGGCCTTCGCGCTCTCCTTCGACGAGGTCGTGGTGACCACCTTCACGGCGGGCGCGGGCACCAGAACGCTGCCGATCTGGATCTACGAGAACCTGGCCCGCCCCCACCAGGCGCCGGTCGTCGATGTGCTCGCCGCGCTGCTGATCGCCCTGTCGGTCATCCCGGTGTACGCCGCCCAGCGACTCTCCTCGGACACCGCGGGTGGCCGGTTGTGA
- a CDS encoding M15 family metallopeptidase: MPRLAAALRGLAAAAAALITVAAVPPGAAAVPVPHRPAPSSQSSQSSQSSQSSQSANEPKAPSEFVALRDVDPTVIQEMRYVTPHDFMGVPVTGYRAPMCLLTRDAARALHRAQRSFLRRGYSLKVYDCYRPQRAVDHFVAWAKDLGDQRMKAEFYPRVDKSTLFRDGYIAEKSGHSRGSTLDLTLVRLPALPTRPYVPGEPLSSCYGPKAARFPDNSLDMGTGFDCFDTLAHTLDPRIKGEQRANRLLLKEGMERAGFVNYDKEWWHYTFTPETFPDTYFDFPVARRSLVRH, encoded by the coding sequence ATGCCGAGACTTGCTGCCGCGCTGCGCGGCCTTGCTGCCGCTGCCGCCGCGCTGATCACTGTGGCCGCTGTCCCTCCGGGTGCGGCGGCGGTCCCCGTCCCGCACCGACCGGCGCCGTCGTCACAGTCGTCGCAGTCATCACAGTCGTCACAGTCGTCACAGTCGGCCAACGAGCCCAAGGCGCCGTCGGAGTTCGTCGCGCTGCGGGACGTGGATCCGACCGTCATCCAGGAGATGCGCTACGTCACCCCGCACGACTTCATGGGAGTGCCGGTGACCGGCTACCGGGCGCCGATGTGCCTGCTGACCAGGGACGCGGCACGGGCGTTGCACCGGGCGCAGCGCTCGTTCCTGCGCCGTGGGTACTCCCTCAAGGTCTATGACTGCTACCGGCCGCAGCGCGCGGTGGACCACTTCGTGGCCTGGGCCAAGGACCTCGGCGACCAGCGGATGAAGGCCGAGTTCTATCCGCGGGTCGACAAGTCGACGCTGTTCAGGGACGGCTATATCGCGGAGAAGTCCGGGCACAGCAGGGGCAGCACCCTCGATCTGACGCTGGTACGGCTGCCTGCCCTGCCCACCCGGCCGTATGTGCCAGGGGAGCCGCTGTCCTCGTGCTACGGCCCGAAGGCGGCCCGTTTCCCGGACAACTCGCTCGACATGGGCACCGGCTTCGACTGCTTCGACACGCTGGCGCACACCCTCGACCCGCGGATCAAGGGCGAACAGCGGGCAAACCGGCTGCTGTTGAAGGAGGGAATGGAGCGCGCCGGATTCGTCAACTACGACAAGGAGTGGTGGCACTACACCTTCACCCCGGAGACGTTTCCGGACACCTACTTCGACTTCCCGGTCGCCCGGCGGTCGCTCGTACGGCACTGA